The following coding sequences are from one Thermostaphylospora chromogena window:
- a CDS encoding MFS transporter → MSPRSPHRFLINRDYARLWYGQAISSVGDYVFSTTLVLWVADVLTRGKPWGPAAVSGVLLAVGAAVLFVGPLAGVFVDRWDALRTMLGTEVIRGLLVAVLVLVSLLPVDALPIGVWLALIYAVVFLLHATGQFFGPARLTIIREIVTGEADRARAAGIAQATAGTAAIIGPPLAAPLLFNAGLQWALLVNVISYAVSYLAIRTIRPVPQDGQREAAGPRPGLLAEFVAGLRFFGGSRFLVALVSVAVIGQCGMGALNTLNVFFLTGNLNAPADLYGYLGTAMGVGGIIGALCAGRIVQWIGARTTAWIGLVLGGVLLIGYSRQSVFLAGLVVLFLFMVPVTMLNTALTPLLLAAAPKEYLGRVMAVFYPCTQLASMVAASTSGWLASSVLRDLTGSLGGLRFGPIDTILTAAGTLIVIAGIYAWIVLPSAATDEQAAPASSGAEEATGASASEPGGLGRG, encoded by the coding sequence GTGTCACCCCGGTCGCCGCACAGGTTCCTCATCAACCGCGACTACGCCCGCCTGTGGTACGGGCAGGCCATCTCCTCGGTGGGGGATTACGTATTCAGCACCACCCTCGTGCTGTGGGTGGCGGACGTGCTGACCCGCGGGAAACCGTGGGGCCCCGCGGCGGTGAGCGGCGTCCTGCTGGCGGTGGGCGCCGCGGTGCTGTTCGTCGGCCCGCTCGCCGGCGTGTTCGTCGACCGGTGGGACGCGCTGCGCACCATGCTCGGCACCGAGGTGATCCGCGGTCTGCTGGTGGCGGTGCTGGTGCTGGTCTCGCTGCTGCCGGTCGACGCGCTGCCGATCGGGGTGTGGCTGGCGTTGATCTATGCGGTCGTGTTCCTGCTGCACGCCACCGGCCAGTTCTTCGGACCGGCACGTCTGACGATCATCAGGGAGATCGTGACGGGCGAGGCCGACCGGGCCCGTGCGGCGGGCATCGCTCAGGCCACGGCCGGAACGGCCGCGATCATCGGCCCGCCGCTCGCCGCGCCCCTGCTGTTCAACGCCGGCCTGCAGTGGGCGCTGCTCGTCAACGTGATCTCGTACGCCGTCTCCTACCTCGCCATCCGCACGATACGGCCGGTGCCGCAGGACGGGCAGCGGGAAGCGGCCGGCCCGCGGCCCGGCCTGCTCGCCGAGTTCGTCGCCGGCCTGCGTTTCTTCGGCGGCAGCAGGTTCCTGGTCGCCCTGGTGTCCGTCGCGGTGATCGGCCAGTGCGGCATGGGCGCGCTGAACACGCTGAACGTGTTCTTCCTGACCGGCAACCTGAACGCGCCCGCCGACCTGTACGGCTACCTGGGCACGGCCATGGGCGTCGGCGGGATAATCGGAGCGCTGTGCGCCGGCCGGATCGTGCAATGGATCGGCGCCCGGACGACCGCCTGGATCGGACTGGTCCTGGGCGGCGTCCTGCTGATCGGCTACTCCCGCCAGAGCGTCTTCCTCGCCGGCCTCGTCGTGCTCTTCCTGTTCATGGTGCCGGTCACCATGCTCAATACGGCGCTGACGCCGCTGCTGCTCGCGGCGGCGCCGAAGGAGTACCTCGGCCGGGTGATGGCCGTGTTCTATCCCTGCACGCAGCTCGCCTCGATGGTGGCGGCGTCGACGTCCGGCTGGCTGGCCAGCTCGGTACTGCGGGACCTGACGGGCTCACTGGGCGGTCTGCGGTTCGGCCCGATCGACACGATCCTCACGGCGGCCGGGACGCTCATCGTGATCGCCGGGATCTACGCCTGGATCGTCCTGCCCTCGGCGGCGACGGACGAGCAGGCCGCACCGGCGTCGTCCGGCGCGGAGGAGGCGACCGGCGCCTCGGCGTCCGAGCCGGGCGGGCTCGGACGCGGCTGA
- a CDS encoding LacI family DNA-binding transcriptional regulator, translating to MATIGDVAKAAGVSRSTASYALSGKRPISEEVRRRVLAAAEALSYTPNAGARALATSQTMVIGLLAQFHEDEFAPAMMQYILGVTDTARDLGYDTLLVTEADGARALRRITDSRMVDGVVLLNIAEVDPRLPILRAAPQPGALVGLPGDCSGVDVFDLDFEEAGRVMVEHLHRLGHRELILISQPEHVVERGGAYVWRLRDAALERARRLGVRLHAVYGESRQPAVGRLLHGLLDAHPSATGLLINNEAVAAALPSVTYQRGLRVPDDLSVIGRYSAEFAATFSLPYSFIESAPDRLGGMAVRQLVRRVESAAAREEPYVVRFISPELVLRGSTAPPREG from the coding sequence ATGGCGACGATTGGGGACGTGGCCAAGGCGGCCGGGGTGAGCCGTAGTACGGCTTCGTATGCGCTGTCGGGTAAGCGGCCCATCTCCGAGGAGGTCCGCCGGCGGGTGCTGGCGGCGGCGGAGGCGCTGTCGTACACGCCGAACGCGGGTGCTCGTGCGCTGGCCACGTCTCAGACCATGGTCATCGGTCTGCTGGCGCAGTTTCATGAGGATGAGTTCGCGCCGGCGATGATGCAGTACATCCTGGGCGTCACCGACACCGCCCGCGATCTGGGGTATGACACGCTGCTGGTCACCGAGGCCGACGGGGCGCGGGCGCTGCGGCGCATCACCGACTCGCGGATGGTGGACGGGGTGGTGCTGCTGAACATCGCCGAGGTGGATCCGCGGCTGCCCATCCTGCGCGCGGCGCCGCAGCCGGGCGCCCTGGTCGGGTTGCCGGGTGATTGCTCGGGGGTGGATGTGTTCGATTTGGATTTCGAGGAGGCCGGGCGGGTCATGGTGGAGCACCTGCACCGTCTCGGCCACCGCGAGCTGATCCTGATCTCCCAGCCGGAGCACGTGGTCGAGCGGGGCGGGGCGTATGTGTGGCGGCTGCGCGATGCGGCGCTGGAGCGGGCGCGCCGGCTCGGGGTGAGGCTGCATGCGGTGTACGGGGAGTCGCGCCAGCCGGCGGTCGGGCGCCTGCTGCACGGCCTGCTGGATGCGCATCCGTCGGCGACCGGGCTGCTGATCAACAACGAGGCGGTCGCCGCGGCGCTGCCGTCGGTCACCTACCAGCGGGGGCTGCGGGTGCCGGACGACCTGTCGGTCATCGGGCGCTACTCCGCCGAGTTCGCCGCGACCTTCTCCCTGCCTTATTCCTTCATCGAGAGCGCCCCTGATCGTCTGGGCGGGATGGCGGTGCGCCAGCTGGTGCGCCGGGTGGAATCGGCGGCGGCGCGGGAGGAGCCTTACGTGGTGCGTTTCATCTCTCCCGAATTGGTGCTCCGGGGGAGCACCGCGCCGCCGCGGGAAGGGTGA
- a CDS encoding acyl-CoA dehydrogenase family protein — MAASGFCLEPGDDVREVREWVHAFARDVIRPAGAEWDEREETPWPIIQEAAKIGLYSLDFFAQQWFEESGLGIPVAFEELFWGDAGIGLSIVGTCLAAAALAANGTPEQAGRWLPEMFGTPQEPRLGAFCASEPDAGSDIGAIRTRAVYDSGDWVLDGVKTWVTNGGIADVHIVVASVDPALGVRGQASFLVPPGTPGLSMGQKFRKHGIRASHTAEVVLDGVRVPGDCLLGGKERLDQRLARARAGERTGEQAALRTFETTRPAVAAMAVGIARAAYEYARDYAGEREQFGRKIGENQAVAFLLAEMATRIEAARLLTWRAAWLARSGRPFDNAEGSMAKLVAGETAVWVTEQAIQILGGAGYTRDHPVERFHRDAKIFTIFEGTSEIQRLIISRAVTGLPVR; from the coding sequence ATGGCCGCAAGCGGTTTCTGCCTGGAACCGGGCGACGACGTGCGCGAGGTGCGCGAGTGGGTCCACGCCTTCGCGCGGGACGTGATACGGCCCGCCGGCGCCGAATGGGACGAGCGCGAGGAGACCCCCTGGCCGATCATCCAGGAGGCCGCCAAGATCGGGCTCTACTCGCTCGACTTCTTCGCCCAGCAGTGGTTCGAGGAGAGCGGCCTGGGCATCCCCGTCGCCTTCGAGGAGCTGTTCTGGGGTGACGCGGGCATCGGCCTGTCCATCGTCGGCACGTGCCTGGCCGCCGCCGCCCTGGCCGCCAACGGCACCCCCGAGCAGGCGGGCCGGTGGCTCCCGGAGATGTTCGGCACCCCGCAGGAACCCCGGCTGGGCGCGTTCTGCGCCTCCGAACCCGACGCCGGTTCCGATATCGGCGCCATCCGCACCCGCGCCGTGTACGACTCCGGCGACTGGGTGCTCGACGGGGTGAAGACGTGGGTCACCAACGGCGGCATCGCCGACGTGCACATCGTGGTCGCCTCCGTCGACCCCGCCCTCGGCGTCCGCGGTCAGGCGTCCTTCCTCGTGCCGCCGGGCACGCCGGGCCTGTCCATGGGGCAGAAGTTCCGCAAGCACGGCATCCGCGCCTCCCACACCGCCGAGGTCGTCCTGGACGGCGTGCGCGTCCCCGGTGACTGCCTGCTCGGCGGCAAGGAGAGGCTCGACCAGCGGCTGGCCCGCGCCCGCGCCGGGGAACGCACCGGTGAGCAGGCCGCGCTGCGCACCTTCGAGACCACCCGCCCCGCCGTCGCCGCGATGGCCGTCGGCATCGCCCGCGCCGCCTACGAGTACGCCCGCGACTACGCCGGGGAGCGTGAGCAGTTCGGGCGCAAGATCGGCGAGAACCAGGCCGTGGCGTTCCTCCTCGCCGAGATGGCCACCCGGATCGAGGCGGCCCGCCTGCTCACCTGGCGGGCCGCCTGGCTCGCCCGCAGCGGCCGCCCGTTCGACAACGCCGAGGGGTCGATGGCCAAGCTCGTCGCGGGTGAGACCGCCGTATGGGTCACCGAACAGGCCATCCAGATCCTCGGCGGCGCCGGATACACCCGCGACCACCCGGTGGAGCGCTTCCACCGGGACGCCAAGATCTTCACCATCTTCGAAGGGACGTCGGAGATCCAGCGGCTGATCATCAGCCGTGCCGTCACCGGCCTGCCCGTACGCTGA
- a CDS encoding NAD-dependent epimerase/dehydratase family protein: MTVERVILTGAAGRVGSVLREPLRQRLRRLVSVDRVPLTALGPDEEVHRAELTGVEDVVPLLDGADAVVHLAGVPDEAPLADLLEANVLGAHHVLEAARRTGTPRVVLASSNRLTGCYPAARTVSAEAPPRPDGLYGVSKVAVEALGRLYADKFGLQVVCLRIGSLEPEPSEPRHLATWLSPDDCVGFVWAALTQPGVTFTAAYAVSANTRRFWELDDRLGYRPRDDAEAYAHRIPGAAGYFAGDRLQGGEYATADYTLRHAFGSSVG, encoded by the coding sequence ATGACAGTGGAAAGGGTTATTCTCACCGGCGCCGCCGGGCGGGTCGGGTCCGTGCTCCGCGAGCCCTTGCGGCAGCGGCTGAGGAGACTCGTCTCGGTTGATCGCGTGCCGTTGACCGCCTTGGGGCCGGATGAAGAGGTTCACCGGGCCGAGCTGACCGGTGTGGAGGATGTGGTGCCGCTCCTCGACGGCGCCGATGCGGTCGTGCACCTGGCCGGCGTGCCGGACGAGGCGCCGCTCGCCGACCTTCTGGAGGCCAATGTGCTGGGCGCTCATCACGTCCTGGAGGCGGCGCGGCGCACCGGGACCCCGCGCGTGGTGCTGGCGAGCAGCAACCGGCTGACCGGCTGCTATCCGGCCGCGCGGACGGTCTCGGCCGAAGCACCGCCTCGCCCCGACGGGCTGTACGGCGTCAGCAAGGTCGCCGTGGAGGCGTTGGGCCGCCTGTACGCCGACAAGTTCGGCCTTCAGGTGGTGTGCCTGCGCATCGGCAGTCTCGAACCGGAGCCGAGCGAGCCGCGCCATCTGGCCACATGGCTGAGCCCGGACGACTGCGTCGGGTTCGTCTGGGCCGCGCTGACGCAGCCGGGTGTCACCTTCACGGCCGCGTACGCGGTCTCGGCCAACACCCGCCGGTTCTGGGAGCTGGACGACCGGCTCGGCTACCGCCCCCGCGACGACGCCGAGGCGTACGCGCACCGGATCCCCGGAGCGGCCGGTTATTTCGCCGGTGATCGGCTTCAGGGAGGCGAATACGCCACGGCCGATTACACGCTCCGCCACGCGTTCGGCTCGTCGGTCGGGTAG
- a CDS encoding ADP-ribosylglycohydrolase family protein — MRAMPVDPLTRATASLHGLALGDALGSQFFVPANRPLLDSRTPPPGPWRWTDDTEMACSVHKVLTDHGRIDQDALAASFAAHHDFDRGYGPATGRLLRLVREGGDWRTLAAELFDGNGSWGNGAAMRVAPLGAWFADDPARAVRQAELSARVTHTHPEAVAGAIAVAVAAAIATAHSGLSPGRFLDLVAEHVPPGMVRDGIGEARLLLTVDDPLLAARVLGNGRNVTAHDTVPFTLWAAARHLDDFEQAFWTTAAAGGDIDTTCAIVGGVLASRTGVPVRWMRMVEALPDWAEVPEPPPEVPTAGRAAPSGRTVASSAPRTDPGEHAAEHRHRG; from the coding sequence ATGAGGGCGATGCCCGTCGATCCCCTGACTCGCGCGACCGCCTCCCTGCACGGCCTGGCCCTCGGCGACGCGCTCGGCTCCCAGTTCTTCGTCCCCGCCAACCGTCCCCTCCTCGACTCCCGCACCCCGCCTCCGGGACCGTGGCGGTGGACCGACGACACCGAGATGGCCTGCTCGGTGCATAAGGTCCTCACCGACCACGGCCGCATCGACCAGGACGCGCTCGCCGCCTCCTTCGCCGCCCACCACGACTTCGACCGCGGGTACGGCCCGGCCACCGGCCGGTTGCTCCGCCTCGTCCGCGAGGGCGGCGACTGGCGCACCCTCGCCGCGGAGCTGTTCGACGGCAACGGCTCCTGGGGGAACGGGGCCGCCATGCGCGTCGCCCCGCTCGGCGCCTGGTTCGCCGACGACCCGGCGCGGGCCGTACGGCAGGCGGAACTGTCGGCCCGCGTCACCCACACCCATCCGGAAGCCGTCGCCGGTGCGATCGCGGTGGCCGTGGCCGCCGCGATCGCCACGGCGCACTCCGGCCTGTCGCCGGGCCGTTTCCTCGACCTGGTCGCCGAGCACGTCCCGCCGGGCATGGTCCGCGACGGGATCGGCGAGGCGCGGCTGCTGCTGACCGTCGACGACCCGCTGCTCGCCGCCCGCGTCCTGGGCAACGGCCGCAACGTCACCGCCCACGACACCGTCCCGTTCACCCTGTGGGCCGCAGCCCGCCACCTCGACGACTTCGAGCAGGCCTTCTGGACCACCGCCGCGGCGGGCGGTGACATCGACACCACCTGCGCGATCGTCGGCGGCGTCCTCGCGTCCCGGACCGGGGTCCCCGTCCGCTGGATGCGGATGGTCGAGGCGCTGCCCGACTGGGCCGAGGTGCCGGAACCTCCTCCGGAGGTTCCCACGGCGGGGCGGGCGGCGCCGTCCGGTAGAACCGTCGCTTCCTCCGCTCCCCGGACGGACCCCGGCGAGCACGCGGCCGAGCACCGGCACCGCGGGTAG
- a CDS encoding LamG-like jellyroll fold domain-containing protein, translating to MLTKAQWWARVAAVTAALVTFTAAGPAMPAAAADLPAPLVHYEFDADDLTTGTITDSSGNGLHGTLVNGSTAKLVEGADGGSAIDLPGGAPNSDGAHIRLPREILDGATDLTVSVRIRWDGTTQPWQWIYALGTNTTRYLFSTPYNGDGRLRTAITTGGAGGEAQVTGSAALPAREWKTVTVTLDTEAGRVTTYLDGAAVGSARTAVSAGQLLDAAATSAGFIGRSFYQDPLFDGAVDDFRVYRAALTAEQVAEDFGDQVPTPTRLKQDTFDIRTSVGVAPELPTGVPATFSDGYDRELPIEWEQVDPDAYAEPGSFTVNGKADTWTVTATVHVVRNEIVIDLAEDTGPFHGGASGSLYGLYGPGVPTNNIIEGMNLRTVATKGQDGAQHPGSDALEILKPLVDSTDGDVYVRTTDFYRGFPYQWPGDTPEEKLSGYMQVLERQLDQIAQIDPKYRDNIVIEPFNEPEGNMFGTGQWSYNGVSWLNDPTHYFRAWDQAYEMIKRKLPGVRISGPNTSTLYNQVKGFLEHAVEAGTVPDIITWHELSHPEQVRTNVARYRAWEEEVFAGTRYEGTRLPINVNEYAFNYHTSVPGQMIQWISAIEESKIDAMMAFWNINGNISDSAVQANRANGQWWLFNAYAAMSGRTVKVTPPFPGENYTLQGVATLDEDKAQARALFGGDDGTASIKFTNVPENLFGNSVHAWVREIPWTGQIGDSAQPKIITERVVKVTGGTVTFEFGGELPPLKESSAYEIVLTPAGDGKPTAVAPYLWERSYEAEDAAHSGSGYSRNGPEGSPSDVSKFYTSGGYDVGGLRTGSDVVLDFAVEVPQDGTYNLSVFANSLNTFEAVREQGPTNVFLRVDGGAEQELFLPLGYKWVVWDHTDTTVKLTAGKHTITLAARSLDGTRATKGDAIVDRIHLSLPNPKAAAASYEAELAELDGARPVYTDARLKREGASGSGAVRLGKGETVTFWVYSAADAESTLRLHTLGGGQATMAVNGREVQRVVPNAPAVAVSLSGGVNKVTVTGAAGGLLIDRLEVKPESGTLAAEVYEAEDATTAGSAEAAAFSLASNGTAVTGIGGDPDNGNTLTFEVTVPKAGTYAMRVRYANPEQSQASHYNPNPMARRADLTVNGAEIDSVLFPGSFHRNNFWELTVPVELRKGRNTITFSSEEAPNFDGKTYSESLWPGILLRSKYAPVIDKITIAEFSKQRPR from the coding sequence GTGCTGACAAAAGCGCAATGGTGGGCGCGCGTCGCCGCGGTGACGGCCGCGCTCGTCACATTCACCGCGGCCGGCCCGGCGATGCCGGCGGCCGCGGCGGACCTTCCCGCCCCCCTGGTCCACTACGAGTTCGACGCCGACGACCTGACCACCGGGACGATCACCGACAGCTCGGGCAACGGGCTGCACGGCACCCTGGTCAACGGCTCCACCGCGAAACTGGTCGAGGGCGCGGACGGCGGCTCGGCCATCGACCTTCCCGGCGGCGCGCCGAACTCCGACGGCGCCCACATCCGGCTCCCCCGGGAGATCCTCGACGGCGCCACCGACCTCACGGTCTCCGTCCGGATCCGCTGGGACGGCACCACCCAGCCGTGGCAGTGGATCTACGCGCTGGGCACGAACACCACCAGGTACCTGTTCAGCACGCCCTACAACGGCGACGGCCGGCTGCGCACGGCGATCACCACGGGCGGCGCCGGCGGCGAGGCGCAGGTCACGGGCTCGGCCGCGCTGCCCGCGCGGGAATGGAAGACGGTCACCGTTACGCTGGACACGGAGGCCGGCCGCGTCACCACCTACCTCGACGGCGCGGCCGTCGGCTCGGCGCGCACCGCCGTCAGCGCCGGCCAACTGCTCGACGCCGCCGCCACCTCGGCGGGCTTCATCGGCCGGTCGTTCTACCAGGACCCGCTGTTCGACGGCGCCGTCGACGACTTCCGCGTCTACCGGGCCGCGCTCACGGCCGAGCAGGTGGCCGAGGACTTCGGAGATCAGGTGCCCACCCCGACGCGGCTGAAGCAGGACACCTTCGACATCCGCACCTCCGTGGGCGTCGCGCCGGAGCTGCCGACCGGCGTGCCGGCCACGTTCTCCGACGGCTACGACCGCGAGCTGCCGATCGAGTGGGAGCAGGTGGACCCCGACGCCTACGCCGAACCCGGCAGCTTCACGGTCAACGGCAAGGCGGACACGTGGACCGTCACCGCGACGGTCCACGTGGTCCGCAATGAGATAGTGATCGACCTGGCGGAGGACACCGGCCCCTTCCACGGCGGCGCATCCGGCAGCCTCTACGGCCTCTACGGTCCCGGCGTCCCGACGAACAACATCATCGAGGGCATGAACCTCCGCACCGTCGCCACCAAGGGGCAGGACGGAGCGCAACACCCCGGATCCGACGCCCTGGAGATCCTCAAGCCGCTCGTAGACAGCACCGACGGCGACGTCTACGTCCGGACGACGGACTTCTACCGCGGCTTCCCCTACCAGTGGCCGGGCGACACCCCCGAGGAGAAGCTGTCGGGCTACATGCAGGTCTTGGAGCGGCAGCTCGACCAGATCGCGCAGATCGATCCGAAGTACCGGGACAACATCGTCATCGAGCCGTTCAACGAGCCCGAAGGGAACATGTTCGGGACCGGCCAGTGGAGCTACAACGGCGTGAGCTGGCTCAACGACCCGACGCACTACTTCCGCGCCTGGGACCAGGCCTACGAGATGATCAAGAGGAAGCTCCCCGGCGTCAGGATCTCCGGCCCGAACACGAGCACCCTCTACAACCAGGTCAAGGGGTTCCTGGAGCACGCCGTGGAGGCGGGGACCGTCCCGGACATCATCACCTGGCACGAGCTGAGCCACCCCGAACAGGTCCGCACCAACGTGGCGAGGTACCGCGCCTGGGAGGAGGAGGTCTTCGCCGGCACGCGCTATGAGGGCACCCGGCTGCCGATCAACGTCAACGAATACGCCTTCAACTACCACACCTCGGTGCCCGGGCAGATGATCCAGTGGATCTCCGCCATCGAGGAGTCGAAGATCGACGCGATGATGGCCTTCTGGAACATCAACGGCAACATCTCCGACTCCGCCGTCCAGGCCAACCGGGCCAACGGCCAGTGGTGGCTGTTCAACGCCTACGCCGCCATGAGCGGCCGCACGGTCAAGGTCACCCCGCCGTTCCCCGGCGAGAACTACACGCTTCAGGGCGTCGCCACGCTGGATGAGGACAAGGCCCAGGCCAGGGCGTTGTTCGGCGGCGACGACGGCACCGCGTCGATCAAGTTCACCAACGTGCCGGAGAACCTGTTCGGCAACAGCGTGCACGCGTGGGTCCGGGAGATCCCGTGGACCGGCCAGATCGGCGACTCGGCGCAGCCGAAGATCATCACCGAGCGGGTCGTCAAGGTGACCGGCGGCACGGTGACGTTCGAGTTCGGCGGCGAGCTGCCGCCGCTGAAGGAGTCGTCGGCGTACGAGATCGTGCTGACGCCCGCCGGTGACGGCAAGCCGACCGCCGTCGCGCCCTACCTGTGGGAGCGCAGCTACGAGGCCGAGGACGCCGCGCACAGCGGGAGCGGCTACAGCCGCAACGGCCCGGAGGGGTCGCCCTCCGACGTGTCGAAGTTCTACACCTCGGGCGGCTACGACGTGGGCGGCCTGCGGACCGGCTCCGACGTGGTGCTGGACTTCGCCGTCGAGGTGCCCCAGGACGGGACCTACAACCTGAGCGTCTTCGCCAACTCGCTCAACACCTTCGAGGCGGTCCGGGAGCAGGGCCCGACGAACGTGTTCCTGCGCGTCGACGGCGGCGCCGAACAGGAGCTGTTCCTGCCGCTGGGATACAAGTGGGTGGTCTGGGACCACACCGACACCACGGTGAAGCTGACGGCCGGCAAGCACACCATCACCCTGGCCGCCCGCAGCCTGGACGGCACCCGCGCCACCAAGGGCGACGCGATCGTCGACCGCATCCACCTGTCCCTGCCCAACCCGAAGGCGGCCGCCGCGAGCTACGAGGCGGAGCTGGCCGAGCTGGACGGCGCGCGCCCGGTCTACACCGACGCGCGGCTGAAGCGGGAGGGCGCGTCCGGATCCGGCGCCGTCAGGCTCGGCAAGGGCGAGACCGTGACGTTCTGGGTGTACTCCGCGGCGGACGCCGAGTCGACGCTGCGGCTGCACACGCTGGGCGGCGGTCAGGCCACGATGGCGGTCAACGGCCGGGAGGTGCAGCGGGTGGTGCCGAACGCGCCGGCGGTGGCGGTGTCGCTGTCCGGCGGCGTCAACAAGGTCACCGTCACCGGGGCGGCCGGCGGGCTGCTGATCGACCGGCTGGAGGTGAAGCCGGAGTCCGGCACCCTCGCCGCCGAGGTCTACGAGGCCGAGGACGCCACGACCGCCGGCAGCGCGGAGGCCGCGGCGTTCTCGCTGGCGAGCAACGGCACGGCGGTCACCGGCATCGGCGGCGATCCGGACAACGGCAACACGCTGACGTTCGAGGTGACGGTGCCCAAGGCCGGGACGTACGCGATGCGGGTGCGCTACGCCAACCCCGAGCAGTCCCAGGCCTCGCACTACAACCCCAACCCGATGGCCCGCCGCGCCGACCTGACGGTGAACGGCGCTGAGATCGACAGCGTGCTCTTCCCCGGCAGCTTCCACCGCAACAACTTCTGGGAGCTGACCGTCCCCGTGGAGCTGCGCAAGGGCCGCAACACCATCACGTTCTCCTCGGAGGAGGCGCCGAACTTCGATGGAAAGACCTACAGCGAGTCGCTGTGGCCGGGCATCCTGCTGCGCTCGAAGTACGCGCCGGTGATCGACAAGATCACGATCGCGGAGTTCAGCAAGCAGCGGCCGCGGTGA
- a CDS encoding helix-turn-helix domain-containing protein: protein MRASASEETLSLTREIDLIAFGQRLRHLRKQRGLTLSELGRRVDRAASQLSLLENGKREPKLSLLKSLAVALDVPVEELLRRQAPSRRAQLEIALEEAQRDPVYAALGLPRLKVSARVPNDVLEHILALYKELRARQTKGTATPEEARAANAELRRRQREQGNYFVDIEKAAAEALAAVGYRAGALSQSMVQAIVTHFGFTVHTVQDLPRTVRAVTDLRNRRIYVKHEQLGMHSPRTILLQTLGHHALGHHKPRDFADFLRQRTEANYFAAAILVPESAAVAYLKEAKQNRALSVEDLRDVFAVSYEMAAHRFTNLATHHLGLVCHFVRNDAAGVIYKAYENDGIVFPADEQGAIEGQRMCRQWAGRQVFRSPDRFSVYYQYSDTPTGTYFCVSHVDPSRERDFAITLGVPYRESRWFRGRETTVRTRSTCPTGECCRRPPAELAQRWDGYAWPSARANSHVLAALPPGSFPGVDEADIYAFLERHAAS, encoded by the coding sequence ATGAGAGCTTCGGCGAGTGAAGAAACGCTGTCTTTGACGCGGGAGATCGATCTCATCGCGTTCGGCCAGCGGCTGCGCCACCTGCGCAAACAGCGTGGACTCACCCTCTCCGAACTGGGCAGACGGGTCGACCGGGCGGCCAGCCAGCTCTCCCTCCTGGAGAACGGCAAACGCGAACCCAAGCTGTCCCTGCTCAAGTCGCTCGCGGTCGCACTCGACGTCCCGGTCGAGGAGCTGCTGCGCCGCCAGGCGCCCAGCCGCAGGGCCCAACTGGAGATCGCCCTGGAGGAGGCCCAGCGCGATCCCGTCTACGCCGCGCTCGGCCTGCCCCGGCTGAAGGTCTCCGCCCGCGTGCCCAACGACGTCCTGGAGCACATCCTCGCCCTGTACAAGGAGCTGCGCGCCCGCCAGACCAAGGGCACCGCCACCCCCGAGGAGGCCAGGGCCGCCAACGCCGAACTGCGCCGCAGACAGCGTGAGCAGGGCAACTACTTCGTGGACATCGAGAAGGCCGCCGCCGAGGCGCTGGCCGCCGTCGGCTACCGCGCCGGCGCGCTGTCGCAGAGCATGGTGCAGGCCATCGTCACCCATTTCGGCTTCACCGTGCACACCGTGCAGGACCTGCCGCGGACCGTGCGCGCCGTCACCGACCTGCGCAACCGCCGCATCTACGTCAAACACGAACAGCTCGGTATGCACAGTCCGCGCACGATCCTGCTGCAGACCCTCGGCCACCACGCCCTGGGCCACCACAAGCCGCGTGACTTCGCCGACTTCCTGCGCCAGCGCACCGAGGCCAACTACTTCGCCGCCGCCATCCTCGTCCCGGAGAGCGCCGCCGTGGCCTACCTGAAGGAGGCCAAGCAGAACCGCGCGCTGTCGGTGGAGGACCTGCGCGACGTCTTCGCCGTCTCGTACGAGATGGCCGCCCACCGCTTCACCAACCTCGCCACCCACCATCTCGGCCTGGTCTGCCACTTCGTGCGCAACGACGCCGCCGGCGTCATCTACAAGGCGTACGAGAACGACGGCATCGTCTTCCCCGCCGACGAGCAGGGCGCCATCGAGGGGCAGCGCATGTGCCGGCAGTGGGCCGGGCGGCAGGTCTTCCGCTCCCCGGACCGCTTCTCCGTGTACTACCAGTACTCCGACACCCCGACGGGGACGTACTTCTGCGTCTCCCACGTCGATCCGTCCCGGGAGCGGGACTTCGCCATCACGCTCGGCGTGCCCTACCGCGAATCCCGCTGGTTCCGCGGCAGGGAGACCACCGTCCGCACCAGGTCGACGTGCCCGACGGGGGAGTGCTGCCGCCGCCCGCCCGCCGAGCTGGCCCAGCGCTGGGACGGCTACGCCTGGCCGTCCGCCCGCGCCAACTCCCACGTCCTCGCCGCCCTGCCGCCCGGCTCCTTCCCGGGCGTGGACGAGGCCGACATCTACGCCTTCCTGGAACGCCACGCCGCGTCCTGA